From one Lolium rigidum isolate FL_2022 chromosome 4, APGP_CSIRO_Lrig_0.1, whole genome shotgun sequence genomic stretch:
- the LOC124708034 gene encoding uncharacterized protein LOC124708034 isoform X1 → MSISPELPWRGAAAFFRQPVNRSDELAAQSLIEAIYNYNVRCSISSNLPAIEYRSSDGEIDIMRHVFRWDKAPYKYVFQNGFEARRQDKDAPDETYFNLEHYVTTGGRPIDTRRDTTHAYVSTTISSSWYPSVNPGSVDLLYRYEIYAPGGIWVSQTLGNRYSYSAQDEVAFPAGIATQYIRSAQIFELTNASKHTERRRVNTILYRNKNFNPNSHPERRLRIQSPVCHYMDENNQRKKLVIQEVPERHLSVDDANDEVNEYYTEGVTNVDNYIDSAFRSTRKNEAYIFIKEENVIINYGPATRDDKIISGLRYIGNIFHSLVGTSFAEHGIDAAFGCHDNDGLFCPRSEAMIFSGNLCARINFAPRTTRDRIIQGPKTIWQMFPFFKGTNFVNGIDAAFESTVASEAYLFKGSEYALIDYSKLILIKMCAITDEFKCFRNSDLFARDIGAALASHVSKDAYLFKDNNYILFNFTPRETNHYIIGGPKEIVPRNWLSLKGILPRKNKGVDIYKFTQPNPVRDQDD, encoded by the exons ATGTCGATCTCACCAGAATTGCCATGGCGAGGTGCTGCTGCATTCTTTCGCCAACCTGTGAACAGATCTGATGAACTTGCAGCTCAATCCCTAATAGAAGCAATCTACAATTATAATGTCAG GTGCTCGATTTCATCAAATTTGCCTGCCATTGAGTACAGAAGTAGTGATGGAGAAATAGATATCATGCGCCATGTGTTCCGATGGGATAAAGCTCCATACAAATATGTCTTTCAAAATGGATTTGAAGCAAGGAGACAAGACAAAGACGCTCCTGATGAAACTTATTTCAATTTGGAGCATTATGTAACTACCGGCGGGAGGCCTATTGACACTCGAAGGGATACAACTCATGCCTATGTTAGCACTACAATAAGTAGTTCGTGGTATCCCAGTGTCAACCCTGGCAGTGTAGATCTCTTATACCGTTATGAGATATATGCCCCCGGAGGAATATGGGTTTCTCAAACATTGGGCAACAGATATAGCTACAGTGCTCAAGATGAGGTTGCCTTTCCTGCCGGCATTGCTACTCAATATATTCGATCAGCGCAAATTTTTGAACTCACAAATGCCAG CAAACATACAGAACGCAGACGAGTGAATACCATTTTATACAGAAACAAGAATTTCAATCCTAATTCACATCCAGAGAGGAGGCTCAGGATACAGAGCCCAGTTTGCCATTACATGGATGAAAATAATCAGAGGAAGAAACTAGTAATTCAGGAAGTCCCAGAACGACATTTGTCAGTGGACGATGCAAATGATGAGGTAAATGAGTACTATACAGAGGGAGTCACTAATGTTGACAACTACATTGACTCAGCATTTCGCTCTACACGGAAGAATGAAGCCTATATTTTCATCAAGGAAGAGAATGTTATCATCAACTACGGTCCTGCAACAAGAGATGACAAAATAATCAGCGGCCTAAGGTATATAGGCAATATTTTCCACTCTCTTGTGGGCACTTCTTTTGCCGAGCATGGGATAGATGCGGCTTTTGGTTGCCATGATAATGATGGACTTTTCTGTCCTCGTAGTGAAGCCATGATCTTTTCTGGGAATCTTTGTGCAAGGATAAACTTTGCGCCACGGACCACTAGGGATCGGATTATACAAGGTCCTAAAACCATCTGGCAGATGTTTCCCTTCTTCAAAGGGACCAATTTTGTGAATGGGATAGATGCTGCGTTTGAATCCACTGTGGCCAGTGAAGCCTACCTGTTCAAAGGCTCAGAGTATGCTCTCATTGACTATTCCAAGCTAATCCTGATAAAGATGTGCGCCATAACGGATGAGTTCAAGTGCTTTCGTAACAGCGACTTGTTTGCAAGAGACATTGGAGCTGCCCTTGCCTCTCATGTGTCCAAAGACGCCTACCTGTTCAAGGATAACAACTATATTCTGTTTAACTTTACCCCTAGGGAAACAAATCACTATATCATTGGTGGTCCGAAGGAGATAGTTCCTAGAAACTGGCTCTCATTGAAGGGCATCCTGCCCCGCAAGAACAAGGGAGTTGACATTTACAAGTTTACCCAACCAAACCCTGTGCGCGACCAGGACGACTAG
- the LOC124708034 gene encoding uncharacterized protein LOC124708034 isoform X2, with product MSISPELPWRGAAAFFRQPVNRSDELAAQSLIEAIYNYNVRCSISSNLPAIEYRSSDGEIDIMRHVFRWDKAPYKYVFQNGFEARRQDKDAPDETYFNLEHYVTTGGRPIDTRRDTTHAYVSTTISSSWYPSVNPGSVDLLYRYEIYAPGGIWVSQTLGNRYSYSAQDEVAFPAGIATQYIRSAQIFELTNASKHTERRRVNTILYRNKNFNPNSHPERRLRIQSPVCHYMDENNQRKKLVIQEVPERHLSVDDANDEVNEYYTEGVTNVDNYIDSAFRSTRKNEAYIFIKEENVIINYGPATRDDKIISGLSEAMIFSGNLCARINFAPRTTRDRIIQGPKTIWQMFPFFKGTNFVNGIDAAFESTVASEAYLFKGSEYALIDYSKLILIKMCAITDEFKCFRNSDLFARDIGAALASHVSKDAYLFKDNNYILFNFTPRETNHYIIGGPKEIVPRNWLSLKGILPRKNKGVDIYKFTQPNPVRDQDD from the exons ATGTCGATCTCACCAGAATTGCCATGGCGAGGTGCTGCTGCATTCTTTCGCCAACCTGTGAACAGATCTGATGAACTTGCAGCTCAATCCCTAATAGAAGCAATCTACAATTATAATGTCAG GTGCTCGATTTCATCAAATTTGCCTGCCATTGAGTACAGAAGTAGTGATGGAGAAATAGATATCATGCGCCATGTGTTCCGATGGGATAAAGCTCCATACAAATATGTCTTTCAAAATGGATTTGAAGCAAGGAGACAAGACAAAGACGCTCCTGATGAAACTTATTTCAATTTGGAGCATTATGTAACTACCGGCGGGAGGCCTATTGACACTCGAAGGGATACAACTCATGCCTATGTTAGCACTACAATAAGTAGTTCGTGGTATCCCAGTGTCAACCCTGGCAGTGTAGATCTCTTATACCGTTATGAGATATATGCCCCCGGAGGAATATGGGTTTCTCAAACATTGGGCAACAGATATAGCTACAGTGCTCAAGATGAGGTTGCCTTTCCTGCCGGCATTGCTACTCAATATATTCGATCAGCGCAAATTTTTGAACTCACAAATGCCAG CAAACATACAGAACGCAGACGAGTGAATACCATTTTATACAGAAACAAGAATTTCAATCCTAATTCACATCCAGAGAGGAGGCTCAGGATACAGAGCCCAGTTTGCCATTACATGGATGAAAATAATCAGAGGAAGAAACTAGTAATTCAGGAAGTCCCAGAACGACATTTGTCAGTGGACGATGCAAATGATGAGGTAAATGAGTACTATACAGAGGGAGTCACTAATGTTGACAACTACATTGACTCAGCATTTCGCTCTACACGGAAGAATGAAGCCTATATTTTCATCAAGGAAGAGAATGTTATCATCAACTACGGTCCTGCAACAAGAGATGACAAAATAATCAGCGGCCTAAG TGAAGCCATGATCTTTTCTGGGAATCTTTGTGCAAGGATAAACTTTGCGCCACGGACCACTAGGGATCGGATTATACAAGGTCCTAAAACCATCTGGCAGATGTTTCCCTTCTTCAAAGGGACCAATTTTGTGAATGGGATAGATGCTGCGTTTGAATCCACTGTGGCCAGTGAAGCCTACCTGTTCAAAGGCTCAGAGTATGCTCTCATTGACTATTCCAAGCTAATCCTGATAAAGATGTGCGCCATAACGGATGAGTTCAAGTGCTTTCGTAACAGCGACTTGTTTGCAAGAGACATTGGAGCTGCCCTTGCCTCTCATGTGTCCAAAGACGCCTACCTGTTCAAGGATAACAACTATATTCTGTTTAACTTTACCCCTAGGGAAACAAATCACTATATCATTGGTGGTCCGAAGGAGATAGTTCCTAGAAACTGGCTCTCATTGAAGGGCATCCTGCCCCGCAAGAACAAGGGAGTTGACATTTACAAGTTTACCCAACCAAACCCTGTGCGCGACCAGGACGACTAG